Proteins encoded together in one Telopea speciosissima isolate NSW1024214 ecotype Mountain lineage chromosome 6, Tspe_v1, whole genome shotgun sequence window:
- the LOC122665375 gene encoding protein SPIRRIG-like isoform X1 has protein sequence MKWVTLLKDFKEKVGFSQQPTASSSLPSVATAEAFASSRNDFAASPSRDKHELELDFKRFWEEFRSSSSEKEKEMALNMAVDVFCRLVKQHSNVAQLVSMLVETHIFSFVVGRAFVTDIEKLKISSKTRSLDVLKVLKFFSDVTKDGFSPGSNLLYAIEVLVSGPIDKQSLLDSGILCCLIHVLNALLSPDEVNQRQVANNSEERAFETGHDGSIGQVRRLEVEGGIVHIMKALANHPSAAQSLIEDDSLQLLFQMVATGSLIVFSRFKQGLIPLHTIQLHRHAMQILGLLLVNDNGSTAKYIRKHHLIKVILMAVKDFNPEDGDSAYTMGIVDLLLECVELSYRPEAGGIRLREDIHNAHGYHFLVQFALILSNLQQNQGFQSVQSQYASEENSASDGSSISDSFRRQDYTGKVWAASPPHLSPSLSRLLDVLVNLAQIGLTEHSISAGGKGTKSSHSKASCHGRSRTSSSDRVGDEMLEKGNAKIKDLEAIQMLQDIFLKADSTELQAEVLNRMFKIFSSHLENYKLCQQLRTVPLFILNMAGFPPSLQEIILKILEYAVTVVNCIPEQELLSLCCLLQQPTTSELKHTILSFFVKLLSFDQQYKKVLREVGVLEVLVDDLKQHKFLSGSEQHNQLERKSSSSSFKKHMDSKDAIISSPKRMESGSGKFPLFETESTIAVAWDCTVSLLKKAEANQSSFRSSNGVTIILPFLVSSIHRPGVLRILSCLIIEDVAQAHAEELGSLVEVLKSGMVTSVSGTQYKLQSDAKCDTFGALWRILGVNNSAQRVFGEATGFSLLLTTLHSFQSDEEPMDGQSSLLVQMKVFSFLLRVMTAGVCGNAVNRTRLHTVISSQTFYDLLSESGLLCVDCEKQVIQLLLELALEIVLPPSSVPTTDIVPSSDLVEAGSASFLSSASSGSFSPYKERVYNASAIGVLVRSLLNFTPKVQLEVLSFIEKLAQAGPFNQESLTSIGCVGLLLETIRPFLAGSSPFLSHALQIVQVLGAYRLSASELRVLVRYVLQMRKMNSGHILVDMMERLVHLEDTASENVSLAPFVEMDMSKVGHASIQVSLGERSWPPAAGYSFVCWFQYRNLLKPQAKEPEQPSKTGPSKRRNSSSAQKLGAHVLRLFSVGAVDDENTFFAGLYLQDDGVLTLATSSSSSLSFSGLELEEGRWHHLAIVHSKPNALAGLFQASVAYVYVNGKMRHTGKLGYSPSPFGKSLQVTIGTPATCAKVSELSWRLRCCYLFEEVLTAGSICFMYILGRGYRGLFQDTDLLQFVPNQACGGGSMAILDSLDAELPLSSNVQKVDNTSKQGNPKPDGSGIVWDLERLGNLSSQLSGKKLIFAFDGTSSEAFRTSGSLSLLNLVDPLSAAASPIGGIPRFGRLHGDIYICRQYVIGDSIRTVGGMAIVLSLIEAAETRDMLHMALTLLACALHQSPQNVRDMQAYRGYHLLALFLHRRMSLFDMQCLEIFFQIAACEASFSEPQKLQETHIIPSSAGSIHDANYEDLTLSKFPDEFSSVGSHEDFDDFSVQKDSFSHISELENADMSSEPSNCIVLSNADMVEHVLLDWTLWVTAPVSIQIALLGFLERLVSMHWYRSHNLTVLRRMNLVQHLLVTLQRGDVEVPVLEKLVVLLGVILEDGFLASELEHVVRFVIMTFDPPELTRRHQIIRESMGKHVIVRNMLLEMLIDLQVTINSEELLEPWHKIVSSKLITYFLDESVHPTSMRWIMTLLGVCLASSPTFSLKFRISGGYQNLTRVLPSFYDSPEIYYILFCLIFGKPVYPRLPEVRMLDFHALMPNDGSYGELKFVELLESVIAMAKSTFDRLSMQAMLAHETGNLSQLSASLVAEFVEGTTDMAGELQGEALMHKTYAARLMGGEAAAPAAATAVLRFMVDLAKMCSPFSAVCRRAEFLESCIDLYFSCVRAASAVKIAKDLSLGIEEKNLNDSDDNHSSQHTFSSLPPEQEQSVKTSISVGSFQPGQVSSSSEDIPEPENYLVGDKTEGKTTVSQRDSSKQFIREDGQAVHGFDGESVDQISTVTSSTNEFNFQNVNGMADSACSGSFTIVDSPILSEKSSSKIPLIPSPTPMIALASWIGSTGNTEGKSPVVATQSMGSSVSMGEYDASQDLRSSSQGSSAANTFLAVNPKLLLEMDDSGYGGGPCSAGATAVLDFVSEVLADIVTEQVKAAQVIEIILENVPLYVDPETVLVFQGLCLSRLMNFLEGRLLRDDEENEKKLDKNRWSVNLDTMCWMIVDRVFMGAFPQPGGVLRTMEFLLSMLQLANKYGRIEEAAPMGKGLLSITRVSRQLDTYIHALLKNMNRMFMYCFLPSFLATIGEDDLLSCLGFQMESKKSLSSSSSQEDSGIDICTVLQLLVAHKRIVFCPSNLDSDLNCCLVINLISLLRDRRRNAQNMAVDVVKYMLVHRRASLEELLVSKPNQGHHLDVLHGGFDKLLTGSTSVFFEWFQGSEQVVNKVLEQCAGIMWVQYISGSAKFPGVRIKVMEGRRKREMGRRSRDTSKLDQKHWEQVNERRYALELVRDAMATELRSVRQDKYGWVLHAESEWQTHLQQLVHERGIFPMRKSTSPDEPEWQLCPIEGPYRKRKKLERCKLKIDTIQNVLSKQFELEEAELSKGKNENNLDASETDSGSFFHLISLGSKEKCFDGGDYNESLFKETDGVKERDAASARIGWNDDHSEASLHSALEYGVKSSSVSFQITDSIHGKSDLGSPKESFSVTIDDTKVTEDKVEKELLDNGEYLIRPYLEPLETIRFRYNCERVVGLDKHDGIFLIGELCLYVIENFYIDDSGCICEKECEDELSVIDQALGVKRDVTGSMEFQSKSSSLWSTTARSWAGARAWAYNGGAWGKEKVCTSGNVPHPWRMWKLDSVHEILKRDYQLRPVAVEIFSMDGCNDLLVFHKREREEVFKNLVAMNLPRNSMLDTTISGSFKQEGNEGSRLFKIMAKSFSKRWQNGEISNFQYLMHLNTLAGRGYSDLTQYPVFPWVLADYESETLDFSDPKTYRKLDKPMGCQTAEREDEFRKRYESWDDPDVPKFHYGSHYSSAGIVLFYLIRLPPFSMENQKLQGGQFDHADRLFNNVRDTWSSAAGNGNTSDVKELIPEFFYMPEFLENRFNLDLGEKQSGEKVGDVALPPWAKGSVREFIRKHREALESDYVSENLHHWIDLIFGYKQRGKAAEEALNVFYHYTYEGSVDIDSVTDPAMKAAILAQINHFGQTPKQLFLKPHVKRRVDRKLPPHPLRFCNHLVSHEIRKSSSPVNQIVTFHEKILLAGANQLLKPRTYSKYISWGFPDRSLRFMSYDQDRLVSTHESLHGGHQIQCAGVSHDGQILVTGGDDGLVSVWRISKDGSRSLQQLNLERVLCAHTAKITCLYVSQPYMLIVSGSDDCSIILWDLSSLVFVKQLPEFPAPVSAIYVNDLMGEIVTAAGVLLAVWSINGDCLAVVNTSQLPSDFISCVTSAAFSDWQDTNWYVTGHQSGAVKVWHMVHCSDDTSSSQSKLTTHGMGGLGLNSKVPEYRLVLHRVLKSHKYPVSALYLTSDQKQLLTGDSGGHLFSWTLPDESLRASFSHG, from the exons ATAAAAGTTATTTTAATGGCTGTCAAGGATTTCAATCCTGAAGATGGTGACTCTGCATATACCATGGGCATTGTGGACTTACTACTTGAATGTGTGGAGTTGTCATATAGACCTG AGGCTGGGGGAATCAGGCTAAGGGAGGATATTCACAATGCCCACGGTTATCATTTTCTTGTTCAATTTGCATTAATACTGTCGAACTTGCAGCAAAATCAGGGTTTTCAGTCTGTCCAATCCCAATATGCTTCCGAGGAAAATTCTGCTTCAGATGGTTCTTCTATATCTGACTCTTTCAGAAGACAGGATTACACAGGAAAAGTTTGGGCTGCCTCGCCACCACATCTTTCCCCATCATTGTCCAGGTTACTTGATGTGCTTGTTAATCTAGCACAAATTGGCCTAACTGAACACAGTATATCTGCTGGAGGTAAAGGCACCAAATCTTCACACAGCAAGGCCAGTTGCCATGGTAGAAGTCGTACATCATCTTCTGATAGGGTTGGTGATGAAATGTTGGAAAAAGGAAATGCCAAAATTAAAGATCTTGAAGCGATTCAAATGTTACAAGATATTTTTCTTAAAGCAGACAGCACTGAACTTCAGGCCGAGGTTTTAAATAGAATGTTTAAGATATTCTCCAGCCATCTTGAGAATTATAAGTTGTGCCAGCAGTTGCGCACGGTGCCTCTCTTTATCCTAAATATGGCTGGGTTTCCTCCATCATTGCAGGAGATAATCTTGAAAATTCTAGAATATGCAGTAACTGTTGTGAATTGCATTCCTGAACAAGAATTACTTTCACTTTGTTGCTTGTTGCAGCAACCAACAACATCTGAATTAAAGCATaccattctctctttctttgtgaaACTCTTATCGTTTGATCAGCAATATAAGAAGGTGTTGCGAGAAGTTGGTGTTTTGGAAGTTCTCGTAGATGACCTGAAGCAACACAAGTTTCTCTCTGGTTCAGAGCAGCATAATCAACTGGAAAGGAAGTCCAGTTCAAGCAGCTTCAAGAAACACATGGACAGTAAGGATGCTATAATTTCTTCTCCCAAACGAATGGAATCTGGTTCTGGAAAGTTTCCTCTTTTTGAGACAGAGAGTACGATAGCTGTTGCATGGGATTGTACGGTCTCCTTATTGAAGAAGGCTGAAGCCAATCAATCATCATTTCGATCATCTAATGGTGTCACAATTATTCTCCCATTTTTGGTATCTAGTATCCATCGACCTGGGGTTCTCCGGATATTATCCTGTTTGATTATTGAAGATGTTGCACAG GCTCATGCAGAAGAATTAGGTTCACTGGTTGAAGTTCTAAAGAGTGGTATGGTTACTAGTGTTTCGGGTACCCAGTACAAGCTTCAAAGTGATGCAAAATGTGACACTTTTGGAGCCTTATGGCGCATCCTGGGAGTCAATAATTCGGCTCAAAGGGTCTTTGGTGAAGCCACTGGGTTTTCTCTTCTACTTACCACACTCCATAGTTTCCAGAGTGATGAAGAACCGATGGATGGTCAATCTTCTTTACTTGTTCAGATGAAGGTTTTCTCATTTCTATTGCGGGTTATGACAGCTGGAGTATGTGGTAATGCTGTCAACAGGACAAGGTTGCATACGGTTATATCATCTCAGACATTTTATGATCTTCTGTCTGAATCTGGGTTACTTTGTGTGGATTGTGAAAAGCAAGTCATCCAGTTGCTGCTGGAACTTGCACTTGAAATAGTACTTCCACCATCCAGTGTGCCAACGACAGATATTGTTCCGTCATCTGATTTGGTTGAGGCTGGGtctgcttcttttctttcaagTGCTTCGTCAGGTTCTTTTAGTCCTTATAAGGAGCGGGTATATAATGCTAGTGCCATCGGTGTTCTGGTCCGCTCATTGTTAAATTTTACTCCAAAGGTGCAGTTAGAAGTGCTAAGCTTCATTGAGAAGCTTGCTCAAGCTGGCCCCTTCAATCAAGAAAGCCTGACTTCTATAG GTTGTGTGGGCCTTTTACTGGAGACAATCCGCCCATTTCTTGCGGGCTCATCACCATTCCTCAGCCATGCATTGCAAATTGTGCAAGTTCTAGGTGCTTACAG ATTGTCAGCATCGGAGCTACGGGTGCTTGTCAGATATGTTCTGCAAATGAGAAAAATGAATTCAGGTCATATTCTTGTTGACATGATGGAGAGATTAGTTCACTTGGAAGATACAGCTTCCGAAAATGTTTCTCTGGCACCATTTGTAGAGATGGACATGAGTAAGGTCGGGCATGCTTCTATTCAAGTATCTTTAGGGGAAAGATCATGGCCCCCTGCTGCTGGTTATTCCTTTGTCTGCTGGTTTCAGTATCGAAATCTCTTGAAACCCCAAGCAAAGGAGCCAGAACAACCGTCCAAGACTGGCCCTTCTAAAAGGCGGAATTCTTCCAGTGCACAGAAGCTTGGAGCCCATGTTCTCCGGTTGTTTTCAGTAGGTGCAGTGGATGATGAAAATACATTCTTTGCAGGACTTTACCTTCAAGATGATGGTGTTCTAACTCTTGCCACTAGCAGCTCCAGCTCGTTGTCATTTTCTGGGTTAGAACTTGAGGAAGGAAGGTGGCATCACCTAGCCATTGTTCATAGTAAACCTAATGCATTGGCTGGACTTTTCCAAGCTAGTGTAGCATATGTATATGTTAATGGAAAGATGAGGCACACCGGGAAGCTGGGGTATTCACCATCTCCATTTGGGAAGTCATTGCAGGTAACCATTGGGACACCTGCTACTTGTGCGAAAGTTAGTGAGTTGTCCTGGAGGCTCCGCTGTTGCTATCTTTTTGAGGAGGTGCTGACTGCAGGTAGTATATGCTTTATGTACATTCTTGGTAGAGGATATAGAGGGCTGTTCCAAGATACAGATCTTTTGCAGTTTGTTCCTAACCAGGCCTGTGGTGGGGGTAGTATGGCAATATTGGATTCATTAGATGCTGAATTACCTTTATCATCCAATGTACAAAAGGTTGACAACACCAGCAAACAAGGGAACCCTAAGCCAGATGGCAGTGGAATTGTTTGGGATCTTGAGAGACTTGGGAATCTCTCATCACAGCTTTCTGGTAAGAAGCTTATATTTGCATTCGATGGAACATCTTCGGAAGCTTTTCGAACATCTGGGAGCCTATCCTTGCTCAATCTAGTTGATCCATTATCAGCTGCTGCTTCCCCTATAGGGG gtaTACCCCGATTTGGTCGTCTTCATGGGGATATTTATATCTGCAGGCAATATGTGATTGGGGATAGCATCCGGACTGTTGGTGGAATGGCCATTGTCCTGTCTCTTATTGAAGCTGCTGAAACTCGGGATATGCTGCACATGGCTCTGACATTACTTGCTTGTGCACTTCATCAGAGTCCGCAGAATGTGCGAGATATGCAAGCCTACAGAGGGTACCATTTGCTTGCGCTTTTTCTGCACCGTAGAATGTCATTGTTCGATATGCAGTGTCTTGAGATCTTTTTCCAGATTGCTGCATGTGAGGCTTCATTTTCTGAACCACAGAAGTTGCAGGAGACACATATCATTCCCTCCTCTGCTGGATCCATTCATGATGCCAACTATGAGGATCTTACTTTGTCAAAGTTTCCTGATGAATTTTCATCAGTTGGATCTCATGAAGATTTTGATGACTTTTCTGTACAAAAAGATTCATTTAGTCATATTTCAGAGCTTGAAAATGCTGATATGTCTTCAGAACCATCAAACTGTATTGTTCTCTCAAATGCAGATATGGTTGAGCATGTTCTGTTGGACTGGACCTTGTGGGTGACAGCTCCTGTTTCTATTCAGATTGCTCTACTTGGATTTCTCGAGCGTCTTGTATCCATGCATTGGTACAGGAGTCATAACCTTACAGTCTTGCGCCGAATGAACCTTGTCCAGCATTTATTGGTGACCTTGCAGAGGGGTGATGTGGAAGTTCCTGTGTTAGAGAAACTAGTTGTAttgcttggggttattttggaggATGGATTTTTGGCTTCTGAACTGGAGCATGTGGTCAGGTTTGTGATTATGACTTTTGATCCACCTGAATTGACACGACGCCATCAAATCATCCGAGAGTCTATGGGAAAGCATGTCATTGTACGAAATATGTTGCTGGAAATGCTTATTGATTTACAAGTGACCATAAATTCAGAAGAGTTGCTTGAGCCATGGCATAAGATTGTTTCATCCAAGTTGATAACATATTTTCTTGATGAATCTGTTCATCCTACCAGTATGAGGTGGATCATGACTCTTCTTGGTGTTTGTCTTGCATCTTCTCCTACCTTTTCACTTAAATTTCGCATCAGTGGAGGTTATCAGAATTTGACACGTGTGCTTCCAAGCTTCTATGATTCCCCAGAAATATATTACATCCTCTTCTGTCTAATATTTGGTAAGCCTGTTTATCCAAGATTACCAGAAGTCCGCATGTTAGATTTCCATGCCCTTATGCCAAATGATGGAAGTTATGGAGAACTCAAGTTTGTGGAGCTGTTGGAATCTGTGATTGCTATGGCAAAGTCGACATTTGATAGGTTGAGCATGCAGGCTATGCTTGCGCATGAAACTGGTAACCTTTCACAGCTGAGTGCTAGCCTTGTGGCAGAGTTTGTAGAAGGAACAACAGACATGGCGGGGGAACTTCAGGGTGAAGCCTTGATGCATAAAACATATGCAGCACGTCTGATGGGTGGGGAGGCAGCAGCCCCTGCTGCAGCAACTGCAGTATTGAGATTCATGGTTGATCTGGCGAAAATGTGCTCTCCTTTCTCTGCTGTATGCAGAAGGGCAGAATTTCTTGAAAGTTGTATAGATCTTTATTTCTCGTGTGTTAG GGCTGCTTCTGCGGTGAAGATTGCGAAAGACCTCTCTCTaggaatagaagagaagaatttGAATGATTCTGATGACAACCACAGTTCTCAGCATACATTCTCCAGCTTGCCTCCTGAGCAGGAGCAATCTGTGAAAACTTCCATTAGTGTTGGTAGCTTTCAACCTGGACAGGTAAGTTCAAGTTCTGAGGATATTCCTGAACCCGAGAATTATTTGGTTGGTGATAAAACAGAAGGTAAGACAACTGTATCCCAGAGGGATTCAAGCAAACAATTCATTCGAGAAGATGGCCAGGCTGTACATGGTTTTGATGGTGAAAGTGTTGATCAGATTTCTACAGTTACTTCCAGCACTAATGAATTTAACTTCCAAAATGTAAATGGAATGGCAGATTCAGCTTGTTCTGGATCATTTACCATAGTTGATTCTCCCATTTTGTCTGAAAAATCTAGTTCTAAAATTCCACTCATACCCTCTCCAACCCCGATGATTGCTCTGGCTTCTTGGATTGGCAGCACAGGCAATACTGAAGGAAAATCTCCAGTAGTTGCTACTCAATCCATGGGTTCTTCTGTGTCTATGGGTGAATATGATGCATCTCAAGATTTAAGATCCAGTTCTCAAGGTTCATCTGCTGCGAACACATTCTTAGCTGTAAATCCAAAGCTTTTACTTGAAATGGATGATTCTGGTTATGGTGGTGGTCCATGTTCGGCAGGAGCTACTGCTGTTTTAGATTTTGTGTCAGAAGTTCTAGCTGATATTGTGACTGAACAGGTGAAAGCTGCACAGGTCATAGAGATCATTTTAGAAAATGTTCCTCTGTATGTTGATCCAGAAACTGTGTTAGTTTTCCAGGGCCTTTGCCTAAGTAGACTGATGAACTTCCTTGAAGGGCGTCTGTTGcgtgatgatgaagaaaatgagaaaaaactGGATAAGAATAGGTGGTCTGTGAACTTGGATACAATGTGCTGGATGATAGTGGATCGTGTATTTATGGGTGCTTTTCCTCAGCCAGGCGGTGTACTGCGAACTATGGAGTTCTTGCTATCCATGTTACAATTGGCAAACAAATACGGTAGAATTGAAGAAGCAGCGCCTATGGGAAAAGGACTTCTATCGATAACAAGAGTGAGCAGGCAGCTTGACACATATATACATGCacttttgaaaaatatgaaCCGCATGTTCATGTACTGTTTTCTTCCCTCGTTCTTGGCCACAATTGGTGAGGATGACCTTCTTTCATGCTTAGGCTTTCAAATGGAATCAAAGAAGAGTTtatcttcaagctcttcacaAGAGGATTCTGGAATTGATATCTGTACTGTCTTGCAGTTATTAGTTGCTCACAAACGAATTGTATTCTGTCCAAGCAACCTGGATAGTGACCTAAATTGTTGTCTTGTTATAAATTTAATCTCTCTACTCCGTGACAGAAGACGAAATGCACAGAACATGGCAGTGGATGTTGTCAAATACATGCTGGTACATCGACGTGCTTCATTAGAGGAGTTGCTTGTATCTAAACCTAACCAAGGACATCATCTCGATGTTTTACATGGTGGTTTTGACAAACTGTTAACTGGAAGTACATCTGTATTCTTTGAATGGTTTCAGGGATCAGAACAGGTGGTTAATAAGGTGTTGGAGCAATGTGCTGGTATTATGTGGGTGCAGTACATCTCTGGATCAGCAAAGTTTCCTGGGGTGAGGATAAAAGTGATGGAGGGTCGTCgcaagagagagatggggagAAGATCACGGGATACTTCAAAACTTGATCAAAAACACTGGGAGCAGGTGAATGAGCGGCGCTATGCTCTTGAGTTGGTTCGTGATGCAATGGCAACTGAGCTGAGATCTGTTCGTCAAGATAAATATGGTTGGGTTCTCCATGCTGAGAGTGAGTGGCAAACCCATCTCCAACAACTAGTACACGAGAGAGGAATATTCCCCATGAGAAAATCCACCTCTCCTGATGAACCTGAATGGCAACTTTGTCCCATTGAAGGTCCATACAGGAAGCGCAAAAAGCTTGAGCGTTGCAAATTGAAAATTGATACAATTCAAAACGTTCTTAGTAAACAGTTTGAACTGGAGGAAGCTGAGCTGTCTAAAGGGAAAAACGAGAACAACCTAGATGCTTCTGAAACTGATTCTGGATCATTCTTTCATCTTATATCTCTTGGTTCCAAAGAGAAATGCTTTGATGGTGGTGATTACAATGAGTCTCTTTTCAAAGAAACAGATGGTGTTAAAGAACGGGATGCAGCTTCTGCTAGGATTGGGTGGAATGATGACCATTCTGAAGCAAGCCTTCACTCTGCTCTAGAGTACGGTGTTAAGTCCAGTTCTGTTTCTTTCCAAATAACTGATAGCATTCACGGGAAATCTGATCTAGGTTCTCCAAAGGAGTCCTTTTCAGTCACAATTGACGATACAAAAGTTACAGAGGATAAAGTGGAAAAGGAACTGCTTGATAATGGTGAATATCTTATTAGACCTTATCTGGAACCTCTTGAAACGATACGGTTCAGATATAATTGTGAGCGTGTCGTTGGTCTTGATAAGCATGATGGTATTTTTCTTATCGGGGAGCTCTGTTTATATGTTATAGAGAATTTCTATATTGATGATTCTGGGTGCATATGTGAGAAAGAATGTGAAGATGAACTCTCTGTGATTGATCAGGCTTTGGGTGTGAAAAGGGATGTTACTGGTAGTATGGAGTTCCAGTCAAAATCATCTTCTTTGTGGAGCACAACAGCAAGGTCTTGGGCTGGGGCAAGGGCATGGGCATACAATGGTGGTGCTTGGGGAAAAGAGAAAGTGTGTACTAGTGGAAATGTGCCTCATCCTTGGCGTATGTGGAAGCTTGATAGTGTTCATGAGATTTTGAAACGTGATTACCAGCTACGTCCTGTTGCTGTTGAGATATTCAGTATGGATGGATGTAATGATCTCTTGGTTTtccacaaaagagagagagaggaagtatTCAAAAATTTGGTTGCCATGAATCTTCCAAGGAACAGTAT GTTGGACACAACTATTTCTGGATCGTTTAAACAGGAAGGGAATGAGGGAAGCCGTCTTTTCAAGATTATGGCTAAATCCTTCTCAAAGAGGTGGCAAAATGGAGAGATTAGCAATTTCCAATACCTTATGCACCTCAACACTCTGGCAGGACGTGGATATAGTGATCTCACCCAGTATCCAGTGTTCCCATGGGTTCTTGCGGACTATGAGAGTGAGACTCTTGACTTTTCTGATCCTAAGACATACCGTAAACTTGACAAACCAATGGGATGCCAAACAGCTGAGCGGGAGGATGAATTTAGGAAAAG ATACGAGAGCTGGGATGACCCAGATGTCCCAAAGTTTCATTATGGTTCACATTACTCTAGTGCTGGAATTGTTCTCTTCTATCTTATACGCCTACCACCATTTAGTATGGAGAATCAGAAACTACAGGGTGGTCAGTTTGACCATGCAGATCGCCTTTTCAATAATGTGAGAGACACGTGGTCAAGTGCAGCTGGGAACGGTAACACATCTGATGTGAAAGAActgattccagaatttttctaTATGCCAGAGTTCCTTGAAAACCGGTTTAATCTTGACCTGGGAGAGAAACAATCAGGAGAGAAG GTTGGTGATGTTGCGCTGCCACCATGGGCCAAAGGCAGTGTCAGAGAATTCATCAGAAAGCACCGGGAAGCATTGGAATCAGATTATGTTTCAGAAAATCTGCACCattggatagacctcatctttGGATATAAGCAGAGAGGAAAG GCAGCTGAAGAAGCCTTGAATGTCTTCTATCATTACACATACGAAGGGAGTGTGGACATAGACTCTGTTACAGACCCTGCTATGAAGGCCGCTATACTAGCACAGATTAACCACTTTGGGCAGACACCCAAGCAATTATTTCTCAAACCTCATGTGAAGAGGCGGGTTGATAGGAAGCTTCCCCCTCATCCACTTCGGTTTTGTAACCATCTTGTTTCACATGAAATCCGTAAAAGTTCATCACCAGTTAATCAGATAGTCACTTTCCATGAGAAGATCCTTCTTGCTGGGGCAAATCAGTTGCTTAAACCCAGAACATATTCCAAATACATCTCATGGGGTTTCCCAGATCGTAGCTTGAGGTTTATGAGCTATGATCAAGATAGACTCGTCTCTACTCATGAGAGTCTTCATGGGGGTCACCAGATTCAGTGTGCGGGTGTCAGTCACGATGGCCAGATTCTTGTTACTGGGGGAGATGATGGATTGGTTTCAGTCTGGAGAATCAGTAAAGATGGATCACGTAGCCTTCAACAGTTAAATTTGGAGCGTGTACTCTGTGCTCATACTGCAAAGATCACATGCCTTTATGTCAGCCAGCCTTACATGCTGATAGTGAGTGGGTCAGATGATTGCAGTATCATTTTATGGGATCTCAGCTCCTTGGTCTTTGTGAAGCAGCTTCCTGAATTTCCTGCACCAGTTTCAGCAATATATGTTAATGATCTGATGGGAGAGATTGTGACAGCAGCCGGAGTTCTGCTTGCTGTATGGAGCATTAATGGTGACTGCCTTGCAGTGGTCAATACCTCCCAGCTTCCATCTGATTTCATCTCGTGTGTGACAAGCGCTGCATTTTCAGACTGGCAGGATACAAACTGGTACGTTACAGGACACCAGAGTGGGGCTGTCAAGGTGTGGCATATGGTGCATTGCTCTGATGACACGAGTAGTAGTCAGAGCAAGTTGACTACCCATGGAATGGGAGGGCTAGGGCTGAACAGCAAGGTGCCAGAGTACAGATTGGTCCTCCATAGGGTACTAAAGTCCCATAAGTATCCAGTTAGTGCACTGTATCTTACAAGTGATCAGAAGCAGTTGTTGACTGGGGATTCTGGTGGGCATCTTTTCTCATGGACCTTACCAGATGAGAGTTTGAGAGCTTCATTCAGTCACGGGTGA